CGCACGCGGCTTGAAGCATTTCCCATCGCCTGCCGAGAATGGACCACACCATGAAGCCGTTGATCCTGATTGTCGAAGACGAGGCCGCGATCGTCACGCTGCTGAGCTACAATCTGGAGCGCGAGGGCTTTCAGGTTCTCGAAGCGCGCGATGGCGAGGAAGGGCTGCTGCTGGCCACCGAACGCCGGCCTGACCTCATCCTGCTCGACTGGATGCTGCCGCTGCTGTCCGGCATCGAGGTCTGCCGCCGGCTGCGCCGCACGCCACAGACCCGCAGCATCCCGATCATCATGCTGACAGCCAGGGGTGAGGAAGGCGACCGGGTGCGCGGCCTGAATGCAGGCGCCGACGATTATGTCACCAAACCCTTCAGCCCCAGCGAGCTGCTGGCGCGCGTCCGTGCCGTCATGCGCCGAGCCCGGCCGTCCGCCGATGCGGAGACGCTGCGCTGCGGCGACATCGTGATGGACATCGCCGCCCACAAGGTGAAGCGCGGGGACCGGGATGTGCATCTGGGGCCGACCGAATTCCGCCTGCTGCGCCATTTCCTGGAGCATCAGGGCCGGGTGTTCTCCCGCGAGCAGCTGCTGGACTCGGTGTGGGGGGCGGATGTCTATGTCGAGCCGCGCACCGTGGATGTGCATATCCGCCGGCTGCGCAAGGCGCTGAACGAGGAAGCCGAGGGCGATCCGATCCGTACCGTGCGCTCCGCAGGCTATGCGCTGGACGCCGTCGCCCCGCAATATGCCTGAAGTCCGGCCACTGCCTTTCCATGGCAGGCCGCTATATAAGAAATTAATGTAAAATACGAATATATTGCCGTTTATCGGCCTGTCATTCCGATTTCCGGTGCTTCTCTTCGACCTGCGACAGCAGCGATACGAGCGCCTCCTCATCGAGGTCGGCAATGTTCTTCGACAGCCG
This window of the Oceanibaculum nanhaiense genome carries:
- the phoB gene encoding phosphate regulon transcriptional regulator PhoB produces the protein MDHTMKPLILIVEDEAAIVTLLSYNLEREGFQVLEARDGEEGLLLATERRPDLILLDWMLPLLSGIEVCRRLRRTPQTRSIPIIMLTARGEEGDRVRGLNAGADDYVTKPFSPSELLARVRAVMRRARPSADAETLRCGDIVMDIAAHKVKRGDRDVHLGPTEFRLLRHFLEHQGRVFSREQLLDSVWGADVYVEPRTVDVHIRRLRKALNEEAEGDPIRTVRSAGYALDAVAPQYA